The proteins below come from a single Thalassotalea ponticola genomic window:
- a CDS encoding SpoVR family protein has product MANTRQQVKSNTPLDDGPDWTFENLQRYQAHIERVANHYGLDCYPNQIEMITSEQMMDAYACIGMPIGYQHWSFGKKFIQTQQSYRRGHMGLAYEIVINSNPCIAYLMEENTMIMQALVIAHASYGHNSFFKGNYLFRTWTDADSIIDYMLFAKNYIHQCEQKHGIDAVEDTLDACHALMNLGVDRYKRPQKLSVAQEKEQQLAREEFLQSHLDALWQRVDKQLQQEHAPKQQRFPEQPQENLLYFIEKNAPKLETWQREIVRIVRKIGQYFYPQRQTQVMNEGWACFWHYTIINHLYDEGLLSDNFMMEFIHHHSNVITQLPYNHPAYNGINPYALGFNMFMDIRRICENPSEEDKRWFPDIAGKDWLETVTFAMQNFKDESFISQFLSPHLMREMKLFQLHDDERQNHLDVVAIHNEQGYRQVRSALARQYDLSQLEANVQIIDADVNGDRSLTLEYFAVDNVPLHDSFNEVIKHLHSLWQFDVKLVQKEPISNDYTILAQCPKPKEKDPPLFTT; this is encoded by the coding sequence ATGGCTAATACCAGACAACAGGTTAAATCGAATACACCACTAGACGACGGTCCTGACTGGACTTTTGAGAACCTTCAGCGTTATCAAGCACACATTGAACGAGTCGCCAACCACTATGGTTTAGACTGTTACCCCAATCAAATTGAGATGATAACGTCTGAGCAAATGATGGATGCATACGCTTGTATCGGTATGCCGATTGGCTATCAGCATTGGAGTTTTGGCAAAAAATTTATTCAAACTCAGCAAAGTTACCGCCGTGGTCATATGGGCTTGGCCTACGAAATTGTCATTAATTCAAATCCTTGTATCGCCTATTTAATGGAAGAAAATACGATGATTATGCAGGCGTTAGTTATTGCCCATGCGAGCTATGGTCATAATTCATTTTTCAAAGGCAATTATTTATTTAGAACATGGACTGACGCAGATTCGATTATTGATTACATGCTGTTTGCCAAAAACTATATTCATCAATGTGAACAAAAGCATGGCATAGATGCCGTAGAAGATACGTTAGATGCTTGCCATGCGTTAATGAATCTGGGCGTCGATCGCTATAAACGCCCGCAAAAACTGTCGGTTGCGCAAGAAAAGGAACAACAACTGGCCAGAGAAGAGTTTTTACAGTCTCATCTCGATGCGCTGTGGCAGCGAGTCGATAAACAACTACAACAAGAGCACGCACCCAAACAGCAACGATTTCCTGAGCAACCGCAAGAAAACTTGCTTTATTTTATCGAAAAAAACGCGCCTAAATTAGAAACTTGGCAACGTGAAATCGTGCGCATTGTGCGCAAAATCGGTCAGTATTTTTATCCCCAGCGACAAACTCAGGTGATGAATGAAGGCTGGGCGTGTTTTTGGCATTACACCATAATTAATCACCTCTATGACGAAGGCCTACTCAGCGATAACTTTATGATGGAGTTTATTCACCATCACTCTAATGTTATCACCCAATTACCGTATAACCACCCAGCATACAACGGCATCAACCCATACGCACTGGGCTTTAATATGTTTATGGATATCCGCCGTATTTGTGAAAACCCAAGCGAAGAAGACAAGCGATGGTTTCCAGATATCGCGGGAAAAGACTGGCTGGAAACGGTGACCTTTGCGATGCAAAATTTTAAAGATGAAAGTTTTATCAGTCAGTTTTTATCACCTCACTTAATGCGCGAAATGAAACTGTTTCAGCTACATGATGACGAGCGACAAAATCACCTTGATGTTGTGGCCATTCACAACGAACAGGGCTATCGTCAAGTGCGCAGTGCGCTGGCTAGGCAATACGATCTCAGTCAACTTGAGGCCAATGTGCAAATTATTGACGCTGATGTGAATGGCGATAGGTCACTAACACTGGAATATTTTGCCGTCGATAACGTGCCGTTACACGACAGCTTTAACGAAGTGATCAAGCACCTGCACTCACTGTGGCAGTTTGACGTTAAATTAGTGCAAAAAGAGCCGATATCCAACGATTACACCATTTTAGCTCAGTGCCCTAAGCCAAAAGAAAAAGATCCGCCGTTATTCACCACTTGA
- a CDS encoding VOC family protein produces the protein MQLNQVTMPVKNMQEAVQFYLKLGFTQIVDTPHYARFTCPDGDSTFSLSLEREDFENHSVIYFEHEELEELCQRLSEKGIVFEQAPQDQRYLWKEAILRDPSGNKIKLYWAGENRIDPPWKVEIKE, from the coding sequence ATGCAACTTAACCAAGTTACCATGCCGGTAAAAAATATGCAGGAAGCTGTGCAGTTTTACCTTAAGCTAGGATTTACTCAAATTGTCGACACGCCCCACTATGCGCGTTTTACCTGCCCAGATGGCGACTCGACATTTTCCTTATCATTAGAAAGAGAAGACTTTGAAAATCACTCAGTGATCTATTTTGAACACGAAGAGCTAGAGGAACTGTGTCAACGGCTAAGTGAAAAAGGCATTGTTTTTGAGCAAGCGCCACAAGATCAGCGGTATTTGTGGAAAGAAGCCATTTTAAGAGATCCGTCAGGTAATAAAATAAAACTTTATTGGGCTGGCGAGAATCGTATCGATCCCCCTTGGAAGGTAGAAATAAAGGAATAA
- the dusA gene encoding tRNA dihydrouridine(20/20a) synthase DusA, which translates to MDKPFTEQLSVAPMLDWTDRHCRYFLRVLSKHTVLYTEMVTTGAILYGKGDYLSYNTEEHPLVLQLGGSDVKAMTECAKIAEQYGYDAININVGCPSDRVQNGRFGACLMAEPTLVADCVNTMQNAVSVPVTVKSRIGIDDQDSYDFLHQFIDTVSDAGCEHFIIHARKAWLSGLSPKENREIPPLDYSRVYRIKKDFPELMISINGGIKTLEESTQHLQHIDGVMIGREVYQNPYLLSLADQHIFNKDYPQISRQQVIDQMCDYIDKVISDEKHGPRVWHIVRHMLGLCNGLPGARKYRRYLSENAGKSGADSRVLREAFALTTVDADNA; encoded by the coding sequence ATGGATAAGCCATTTACAGAACAACTCTCAGTCGCTCCAATGCTCGATTGGACAGATCGCCATTGTCGCTATTTTTTGCGCGTACTGTCTAAGCATACGGTGTTGTACACCGAAATGGTGACCACAGGAGCTATTTTGTATGGTAAGGGAGATTACCTAAGTTATAACACCGAAGAGCATCCCTTGGTACTGCAATTGGGTGGTAGCGATGTAAAAGCGATGACAGAGTGTGCAAAAATTGCAGAGCAATACGGCTACGATGCAATTAATATCAACGTCGGTTGCCCGTCTGATCGGGTTCAAAACGGCCGCTTTGGCGCGTGTTTGATGGCTGAACCTACATTGGTCGCAGACTGCGTTAATACCATGCAAAACGCGGTTTCAGTGCCGGTTACTGTAAAATCTCGTATCGGCATTGACGATCAAGACAGCTATGACTTTTTACATCAATTTATTGATACGGTTAGCGACGCAGGCTGTGAGCACTTTATTATTCACGCAAGAAAAGCCTGGCTTAGCGGTTTAAGCCCAAAAGAAAACCGCGAAATTCCGCCGCTTGATTACTCTCGTGTTTACCGCATTAAAAAAGACTTTCCCGAGTTAATGATTTCGATCAATGGTGGAATTAAAACGCTTGAAGAGTCGACTCAACATTTACAACATATCGACGGTGTAATGATTGGTCGTGAAGTGTATCAAAATCCGTATTTGTTGAGCTTGGCAGATCAACATATTTTTAATAAAGACTACCCGCAGATTTCACGTCAGCAGGTGATTGATCAGATGTGTGATTATATCGATAAGGTGATCTCTGATGAAAAACACGGACCACGTGTGTGGCACATTGTGCGTCACATGTTGGGTTTGTGTAATGGCTTACCTGGCGCGCGTAAATATCGTCGCTACTTAAGTGAAAATGCGGGAAAATCTGGAGCTGACTCGCGCGTGCTTCGCGAGGCTTTTGCATTAACGACCGTTGACGCTGACAACGCCTAG
- a CDS encoding DUF2375 family protein, giving the protein MQSNNNAVTVLYYEQDDMMSLCSDVLTNVTVQSDRRVIFPESYRDNKIIIAVLDGDCHVRNSLGDRPIYSNSEKQNELQ; this is encoded by the coding sequence ATGCAAAGTAATAATAATGCTGTAACCGTGTTGTATTATGAGCAAGATGATATGATGTCACTGTGTTCCGATGTGCTGACCAATGTCACCGTACAAAGTGATCGGCGGGTGATTTTTCCAGAATCATACCGCGACAATAAAATCATTATTGCCGTTCTTGATGGCGATTGTCACGTGCGCAACTCGTTAGGCGATCGCCCAATATACTCAAATAGCGAAAAACAAAACGAACTACAATAA
- the alr gene encoding alanine racemase yields MFNAQQTATATIDTAALLHNYQCIKNIAPASKVLAVLKANAYGHGLVQIAKALPQANAFGVARIEEALELRQGGIVQPIVLLEGFFDKQHLPIIAANNLQTVVHNRQQLEALEQADVEDAIQVWLKIDTGMHRLGIEPDECAEFYQRLRQCKVVKDNLRLMSHLACADDLESEQTRHQQQLFEQITAPFSGERTLANSAAICAWPECHYQWVRPGLMLYGIDPRISEGALPIDLQPVMTLHSSLIAIRHIKAGESIGYSAAWQAKQDTCIGVVAIGYGDGYPRHAQNGTPVLINGREVPLVGRVSMDMITVDLGVAAKDKIGDHVELWGKNLNINRVAAHATTIAYELLCNISRRVKIILR; encoded by the coding sequence ATGTTCAACGCCCAGCAAACAGCCACCGCAACCATTGATACCGCGGCACTATTACACAATTATCAGTGCATTAAAAACATAGCTCCGGCCAGTAAGGTATTGGCCGTACTCAAAGCTAACGCCTATGGTCACGGTTTGGTACAAATAGCCAAAGCGTTACCGCAAGCCAATGCCTTTGGTGTCGCGCGTATCGAGGAAGCTTTGGAATTGCGTCAAGGAGGCATTGTTCAGCCCATAGTTTTACTTGAAGGTTTTTTTGATAAGCAACACCTGCCGATCATTGCAGCCAACAATTTACAAACTGTCGTACACAATCGCCAACAACTCGAAGCACTTGAACAAGCCGATGTTGAAGATGCGATTCAAGTTTGGCTGAAGATAGACACCGGCATGCATCGCCTTGGTATAGAGCCGGATGAGTGCGCCGAGTTTTATCAACGTTTACGCCAATGTAAAGTGGTTAAAGACAATCTTCGATTGATGAGTCACTTGGCCTGCGCTGATGACTTGGAAAGTGAACAAACTCGCCATCAACAACAGTTATTTGAGCAAATTACCGCACCGTTTAGTGGAGAGCGCACATTAGCTAATTCCGCGGCTATCTGCGCTTGGCCAGAATGCCATTATCAATGGGTTCGCCCTGGATTGATGTTATACGGCATTGACCCTCGCATCAGCGAAGGTGCTTTACCTATAGACTTACAACCGGTGATGACTTTGCATTCAAGCTTGATTGCGATTCGTCATATAAAAGCAGGAGAGTCGATAGGTTATAGCGCTGCTTGGCAAGCCAAGCAGGACACCTGCATTGGCGTGGTTGCTATTGGTTATGGAGACGGCTATCCACGACATGCTCAAAACGGTACACCAGTATTGATAAATGGCCGAGAAGTACCATTAGTGGGGCGCGTGTCAATGGACATGATCACCGTTGATCTGGGCGTTGCTGCCAAAGATAAGATTGGCGACCACGTTGAACTGTGGGGTAAAAACCTCAATATTAATCGCGTGGCAGCACATGCCACCACCATTGCTTACGAGCTATTGTGTAATATTTCCCGTCGGGTAAAAATCATCCTGCGCTGA
- a CDS encoding YeaH/YhbH family protein: MVNFIDRRLNGKNKSMVNRQRFVRRYKRQIKESLAKSITERQVTDHTSDQNVTIPDKDLNEPVFKRGAGGKRDIVLPGNDQFNRGDKIAKPPMGSGQGQGQGNASDSGSGEDNFNFSISADEYIDLLFEDLELPNLENKQQNQLQETKTVRSGYCNTGVPANLDIVRSLQKSMARKVAMTASTRAELRGCEQARDELVEQQLLMFSEQREREIAKLDEEIEKLKEKIQRVPFIDTFDLRFRNYEQKSVPTSKAVMFCLMDVSGSMTQQTKDMAKRFYIMLYLFLSRNYEHIDVVYITHHTTAKEVSEHDFFYSRETGGTIVSSALQLMDEIIEERYPAQQWNIYGAQASDGDNWQDDTPKCMQLLEKKLLPVCRYFTYIEINKLVPKAMWQHYQKLAIEHSHFTMRQIKDAQDIYPVFRELFKKAERTTSKVTYG; encoded by the coding sequence ATGGTAAATTTTATCGACAGACGTTTAAACGGTAAAAATAAATCTATGGTTAATAGACAGAGGTTTGTGCGCCGTTACAAACGGCAAATAAAGGAATCGTTAGCCAAGTCGATAACCGAGCGTCAGGTGACTGATCACACCTCGGATCAAAACGTCACCATTCCCGATAAAGATTTGAACGAACCCGTGTTTAAGCGAGGCGCTGGGGGCAAGCGCGATATCGTGCTGCCCGGCAATGATCAGTTTAATCGGGGCGATAAAATTGCCAAACCACCGATGGGATCTGGTCAAGGTCAGGGGCAAGGTAATGCCTCGGACAGTGGAAGCGGCGAGGACAATTTCAACTTTTCTATTTCTGCCGATGAGTACATTGATTTACTATTTGAAGATTTAGAATTACCCAACCTTGAAAACAAACAGCAAAACCAATTACAAGAGACTAAAACGGTGCGCAGTGGCTACTGCAACACCGGTGTACCCGCCAATTTAGATATTGTTCGTTCGTTGCAAAAGTCGATGGCGAGAAAAGTGGCAATGACCGCCTCGACACGAGCTGAACTCAGAGGGTGTGAGCAGGCTCGCGACGAGCTCGTCGAGCAGCAATTGTTGATGTTTAGTGAGCAACGAGAGCGTGAAATTGCCAAACTCGACGAGGAAATAGAAAAACTCAAAGAGAAAATCCAACGGGTGCCATTTATTGATACCTTTGATTTGCGCTTTCGCAACTACGAGCAAAAGTCGGTGCCAACATCGAAGGCGGTCATGTTTTGCCTGATGGATGTGTCGGGCTCAATGACCCAGCAAACCAAAGATATGGCGAAGCGGTTTTACATTATGTTGTATCTGTTTTTATCGCGCAATTACGAGCACATTGACGTGGTCTACATAACCCATCACACCACCGCTAAAGAAGTCAGTGAACACGACTTTTTTTACTCTCGCGAAACCGGTGGCACCATTGTCTCATCGGCTTTGCAGTTAATGGATGAGATCATCGAGGAACGCTACCCTGCACAGCAGTGGAATATTTATGGTGCGCAAGCCAGCGACGGTGACAATTGGCAGGACGATACGCCAAAATGCATGCAACTACTGGAGAAAAAACTGTTGCCTGTGTGTCGCTACTTCACTTATATCGAGATCAATAAGTTGGTCCCCAAAGCGATGTGGCAACACTATCAAAAGCTGGCTATTGAACACAGCCATTTTACGATGCGTCAAATAAAAGATGCCCAGGATATCTATCCGGTATTTAGAGAGCTATTTAAAAAAGCAGAAAGAACAACGTCGAAGGTGACTTATGGCTAA
- a CDS encoding transcriptional repressor → MESSQLLELAREYCKKNGSRLTPAREQVFLLLAQNQGAIGAYDLLEQLKQIDPGAKPATVYRALDFLASQGFVHKIESINAFLMCDHFSECSHPVQLLICDHCSSVEEIQSNNLDLALRAMADASGFTITKQVVEAHGRCKNCQRAT, encoded by the coding sequence ATGGAATCTTCACAACTACTTGAATTAGCAAGAGAATACTGTAAGAAAAACGGTAGTCGACTCACCCCTGCTCGTGAACAAGTTTTTCTTTTGTTGGCTCAAAATCAAGGCGCGATTGGCGCGTATGACTTACTTGAACAATTAAAGCAAATTGATCCCGGTGCTAAACCAGCCACCGTCTATCGGGCACTCGATTTTCTCGCGAGCCAAGGGTTTGTTCATAAGATTGAATCGATCAATGCGTTTTTAATGTGCGACCACTTCAGCGAATGCAGTCACCCCGTTCAGTTACTCATTTGCGATCACTGTAGCAGTGTGGAAGAAATTCAGTCAAACAATTTAGATCTCGCCTTACGGGCGATGGCTGATGCCAGTGGCTTTACCATAACCAAGCAAGTAGTAGAAGCACACGGACGGTGTAAGAATTGCCAGCGCGCTACCTAA
- the dnaB gene encoding replicative DNA helicase, whose amino-acid sequence MAQKQAKHQAKDKQVEQLKVAPHSMEAEQSVLGGLLLDNNAWDNVSERVVAEDFYSRAHRIIFTNIGDLIEKGHPVDLITLSEALENQQQIDDVGGFVYLAEMMKNTPSAANILAYAGIVRERAVTRELIAVANEIADASYDTSGRSSAELLDFAEGKVFAIAEQRANKSEGPESIHSIMEKTVDKIEKLYGQPHDGVTGVSTGFTDLDKMTAGMQPSDLIIVAARPSMGKTTFAMNLVESAAMTHDKPALVFSLEMPSEQIMMRMLASLGRIDQTKIRTGQLNDEDWARLSSTMGILVEKGKLFVDDAAGLTPTEVRSRARRVARDHGGLSMIMVDYLQLMRVPQFSDNRTLEIAEISRSLKALAKELNIPVVALSQLNRSLEQRADKRPVNSDLRESGSIEQDADLIMFIYRDEVYHDDSPDKGTAEIIIGKQRNGPIGRVRVTFQGQYSRFDNFAGPGGIMDED is encoded by the coding sequence ATGGCGCAAAAGCAGGCTAAGCATCAAGCCAAAGACAAACAGGTTGAGCAGTTAAAAGTTGCCCCTCATTCGATGGAGGCTGAGCAATCAGTATTAGGTGGCTTATTGCTTGATAACAATGCCTGGGATAATGTCTCTGAACGCGTTGTTGCCGAAGACTTTTACTCGCGCGCTCATCGCATCATATTTACCAACATTGGTGACTTGATTGAAAAAGGTCATCCGGTTGATCTGATTACCTTATCAGAAGCGCTGGAAAATCAGCAGCAAATTGATGATGTTGGCGGCTTTGTTTATCTCGCCGAAATGATGAAAAACACCCCGAGTGCGGCGAATATTCTCGCTTACGCTGGGATTGTTAGAGAACGTGCGGTAACCCGAGAGCTGATTGCTGTGGCAAATGAAATTGCCGATGCCAGTTATGACACCAGCGGTCGCAGCAGTGCAGAATTACTCGATTTTGCTGAAGGTAAGGTCTTTGCCATTGCCGAACAACGCGCGAATAAATCGGAAGGCCCTGAAAGTATTCACTCAATCATGGAGAAGACCGTTGATAAAATTGAAAAACTTTACGGTCAACCACACGATGGGGTAACTGGTGTATCTACCGGATTTACTGATCTCGACAAAATGACCGCGGGGATGCAACCCTCAGATTTGATCATTGTTGCTGCTCGCCCATCAATGGGTAAAACCACCTTTGCTATGAACTTAGTCGAGAGTGCGGCAATGACTCACGACAAGCCCGCTTTAGTGTTCTCGTTGGAGATGCCATCAGAACAAATCATGATGCGTATGTTGGCATCACTTGGACGCATAGACCAAACCAAAATTCGTACCGGTCAGTTAAACGACGAAGATTGGGCGAGACTGTCATCGACCATGGGCATATTAGTTGAAAAAGGTAAATTATTTGTCGATGATGCTGCGGGTTTGACGCCAACCGAAGTTCGCTCGCGCGCTCGTCGAGTAGCTCGCGATCACGGTGGTTTGTCAATGATCATGGTCGATTACCTACAATTAATGCGCGTGCCGCAATTTAGCGATAACCGTACCCTAGAAATCGCCGAAATATCCCGTTCATTAAAAGCATTGGCGAAAGAGTTAAATATTCCGGTTGTCGCCCTATCACAGCTGAACCGTTCATTGGAGCAACGCGCTGATAAGCGTCCGGTAAACTCGGATTTGCGTGAATCGGGCTCTATCGAGCAAGATGCTGACTTGATTATGTTTATTTATCGCGATGAAGTTTATCACGACGATTCACCGGATAAGGGCACCGCAGAAATCATTATTGGTAAACAACGTAACGGCCCCATCGGTCGGGTTAGAGTGACATTCCAAGGTCAATACTCTCGCTTTGATAACTTTGCCGGACCAGGCGGCATTATGGACGAAGATTAA